One Micromonas commoda chromosome 5, complete sequence genomic window, cgatgCCTTTGCCGGGCGAGTCCttcggcatcgcgcgcgcgtgatgggacggacacgcgcgcgaagtTCTGCGCTCAGCTAGGGCAAGATCTGACTCAGCCAGTCTTGGCCAGCTGTGGCCGAGCTGCCGAGCGGTCCTGAGCTGCCTGTTGCCGAATCCGGCGACCTGACCGCGACCTTCGGTttgcgcgtcgcgtcgtttgATATCCAGagtcgcgccgcgcacggcagacgcgcgtccatcgcACGCTCGCACGCTCGCACCGCGTCACCGAATCGAGCGGGGCGACCGAATAAAGCCTCGCATCGAcgctctcgcgccgccgcgatcgtcgggcgtcgccgcggccgccgcgatcgtcccgctttcggcgcccgcgtcgcatCTTCGCCGTCCGTTCCGTTTCGGGCGATGCCCGCGCAAacgcgcgaacccgcgctcgtcgacgacggcatccccggcggacccggcgtgTACAGCACGCGATGTCCGCCCCTTCCCAGGCTCCGTCTCACGGAATCGCGCGAGGTCGtcaggcgcgcggcgctgcgagccaagggcgtcgaccccgacctcgtcgagcgaTGCGTCACGCCATCCGCCAAAAACAAACACGAGCgaaccgcggacgcggacagcGCCGGCGACTCCCCCATCTCTGAGACGGCTAaaccgtccccgcgcgccgcggacccgctcgcggacctcgtcgacggcgcggacgccctctTCGACCTCCCCGAGGGGCGCaagcgcgaccgcggcggcggaggcggcggagacttCTCCGTCGGAGCCAGAGCCGACCACCACCTGCGAACGATGCACGACGTGCGACGAGTCAGAgctgagcgacgcgcgctgcGAACTTTACTCCCGGGCAAGTGTTCGAACACGGGTAAAAGTGttcgatcgtcgtcgtcgaaccccGGCGTCAAGGGGACGTATTCGAACGTAGCCACGTACGGTGGTAATAGGGGCGCCGACCGCGTGCTCGCTGAGGAGCGGAAACggatcgagcgcgagctcaacgccgcgcggaccctCGTCCGAAGGCGCGAGTGCGCGCACAACGCCGCGGTtaacgcgcgcgtcggacgcgaacgcgagctgcgcgcccTGAACGGTGAGCTCGAGGtggtggcgcgcgaggcggcgcgggcgaacgACCTGagcgggctcgacgccgagctcgacgccgcgcggacaAAGGCGCGAGAAaagcaggcgctcgccgacgaggaagccgagacgtcgcttcgccgcgcgcacatCGCCAGGCGCCTCACCGCGCACaacgtcgagctccgccgaggaaccgcggcgctcaaggcggacctcgcggacgccacggcggacgcggacgcgtgccGGGAGTACGAGCGAGGGGCGCTAGACGCCAGAAAACGAgcgcacgacgcgctcgagtgGGTTCGCGCCAGgtacctcgagcgcgtcaaCGCGTGGAAGCGAGACGTCGCGCACGCCAAggtggagcgcgacgagttGCTCGACACgctcaaggaggagaagaccAAGGAGCGGATCTTGGCGCGAAGGCTGGAacgggagcgcgcgaggagtgAGGCGGATTGCGTCGGAGCCAAGCGAGCCACCGAGTCGGCTCGGGAGGAGGTGACGAGACGggagagcgaggaggagtggtgccgcgccgcgctgcagaggctggcgtccgccgcgggtttgcacgacgtcgtcgcgctcacgcCGGCGCAGATCCTCGCGCAGCTGGAGAAGTCGAGGGacacgagggcggcggcggatgcgcaaATCGTCGAGGCGCAGGAACGGGAGCGAGCCGCGTGGGCGACGCTCCTCGCCAAGACGGAGGAACTCAGGGCGGCTCGACtgggcatcgacgacgacgacgacgacgacgatggttACGACGACGTGGgctcgttcggcggcgcctcggtcgccgggcgctcgtcgcgagcccgctcggtcgccgccagtcgcgcgaggcgagcgacgcTCCAGCCGTTCGATGCTCGACGCTCAACGTTCAAcgatccgccgccgttcaACGTCGGCCGTCCGTCCGTCCCGAGgacgtccgccgtcgccgccgtcgcgggaaggacgaggcggtcgagcacgaagccgccggtgccgaagATGTCGCGGATGCGGGCGGCTTCAATCTCCGTTGTAGCCGcgttctcgccgtcgccaaaaCTCCCAAATCGGGAACCTCCGAGAACCTCCGAAGGAAGGAAGGAGCGCCCACCCTTCGCCCGCGTCTCGGCTTTGGACGTGGGATCGAGGAGGGACGAGCGACTGGAgcgctcgatcgcgtcgcgggagaAGGAACTGAACGCGAAGATTCGCGACTTCAACCGCATCACGTCCTCGCTCGCCACCATGGACGAGGGCCTCAAGGCTGTGGACGACATGGTCACCAGGGTCACCAGGGTGCCcaagcgcgcggagctccggggaggcgccgccgcccgcgccaacggcgagtcaccgggcgtccgcggcaggggcggcggtAAGGCTGGCGTAAAGGCTGTCGGCAAGGGCGGTCCGACCTCCCGgatgtccgcgccgacgttcgcgtccgacgcTCGAGCCAAGGAACGCGAcaggcgacgacgaaaagAGCAGCagacgtcctcgcccgcgctcacctcgctcgacgaggaagaagaggaggaggaagaagaagaggaggacgacgacggcggcgacggcggcgacggtggcgagaTGAACCGCGACGCTAGGGACGCTCCGAGGCGCAGGGCTTCCGATCTGTGGAGCGCGGTCCGCCGTTCCATTCCCGAGGACTCGGAGGAGGTTTCaaagcgcgacgccgccgacgccgacgacgccgacacccgccgccgcctgcccCGTCGCTCcgacgcgatcctcgcgaggtacgagcgcctccccgggcgactcgacgcgctccttcGCAGGATCTCCGGCGTGATGCGCGCGCTTCCgagcggccgcgggcgccgcgccaccgtcgtcctcggcgccggcagATCCTTCGCCAACGGCGGCAGAGGCGTGGGTCCCGAGCacttcctcgccggcgtcggccatcgcgtcggcaAGGTGCCCAacaccgtcgacgaggtggacgacgacccggcTCGGATGCGTCTGAAGCGCGGGAGGGCGTACAGGGAGA contains:
- a CDS encoding predicted protein, with the protein product MPAQTREPALVDDGIPGGPGVYSTRCPPLPRLRLTESREVVRRAALRAKGVDPDLVERCVTPSAKNKHERTADADSAGDSPISETAKPSPRAADPLADLVDGADALFDLPEGRKRDRGGGGGGDFSVGARADHHLRTMHDVRRVRAERRALRTLLPGKCSNTGKSVRSSSSNPGVKGTYSNVATYGGNRGADRVLAEERKRIERELNAARTLVRRRECAHNAAVNARVGRERELRALNGELEVVAREAARANDLSGLDAELDAARTKAREKQALADEEAETSLRRAHIARRLTAHNVELRRGTAALKADLADATADADACREYERGALDARKRAHDALEWVRARYLERVNAWKRDVAHAKVERDELLDTLKEEKTKERILARRLERERARSEADCVGAKRATESAREEVTRRESEEEWCRAALQRLASAAGLHDVVALTPAQILAQLEKSRDTRAAADAQIVEAQERERAAWATLLAKTEELRAARLGIDDDDDDDDGYDDVGSFGGASVAGRSSRARSVAASRARRATLQPFDARRSTFNDPPPFNVGRPSVPRTSAVAAVAGRTRRSSTKPPVPKMSRMRAASISVVAAFSPSPKLPNREPPRTSEGRKERPPFARVSALDVGSRRDERLERSIASREKELNAKIRDFNRITSSLATMDEGLKAVDDMVTRVTRVPKRAELRGGAAARANGESPGVRGRGGGKAGVKAVGKGGPTSRMSAPTFASDARAKERDRRRRKEQQTSSPALTSLDEEEEEEEEEEEDDDGGDGGDGGEMNRDARDAPRRRASDLWSAVRRSIPEDSEEVSKRDAADADDADTRRRLPRRSDAILARYERLPGRLDALLRRISGVMRALPSGRGRRATVVLGAGRSFANGGRGVGPEHFLAGVGHRVGKVPNTVDEVDDDPARMRLKRGRAYREMAMKWCFRAGRPIAGDDDDDDILVTGDDGLLHFGEGARRESPSAENDEDARRKKTLAAMASVGLGAAAFRRFVRKERSERVPSRADLKTRSDKAAAKVERARLAAERRRWREEEEERKAAEQDDSD